A stretch of Desulfobacter hydrogenophilus DNA encodes these proteins:
- a CDS encoding Txe/YoeB family addiction module toxin, whose translation MTFETKSVLSKNTKKRSKAKIQRDSVFQPEFKGDLKYWVETDRKTTLRILQLIESIMRDPFQGIGKPQPLKFLGSGVWSRRITQEHRLVYVVAHDRIDFVQARYHY comes from the coding sequence ATGACCTTCGAAACGAAGTCGGTTTTGAGTAAAAACACTAAAAAACGATCCAAAGCAAAAATACAAAGGGATTCGGTATTCCAACCTGAATTCAAAGGGGATCTTAAGTATTGGGTTGAAACTGATCGAAAAACAACGCTTCGTATTCTTCAATTGATAGAATCAATAATGCGCGACCCTTTTCAGGGTATCGGCAAACCTCAACCATTAAAATTCCTTGGATCTGGTGTTTGGTCTCGTCGAATAACACAGGAACATCGTCTTGTTTACGTTGTTGCTCATGACAGAATAGATTTTGTACAAGCCCGTTATCATTACTGA